The segment TATTACCAATTAGCGAAAAGTATCATGAGTATGCGCAAAAAGTTGTAAATGTGCTAAATAAAGCAGATATTCGCGGCCCCTTAGATGAAAGAAACGAAAAAGTAGGTAAGAAAATAAGGGATGCTGAAGTGAAAAAAATACCATTTATGTTGGTAGTTGGCGAGCAGGAAATGTTGGAAAACACCGTTTCTGTCCGTAAACACGGAGGCGAAGAAGTAGGTAAACTAACAATAGAAGAGTTTATCAAATATTTTAAAGAAGAACAAACAGTAAAAATATAATAAGAATTGGCATTACCACCTAAAAAGAAACCAGCGTACATTCCTGGACAAAGACGTCTTCCTACAAAACCAGGAGAAGGCGAGTTTAACATCAATATGCAAATACGTGCTAAAGAAGTGCGTTTAATTGCAGAAGGAGTTGAACCAGGAGTTTTTTCAATTACAAGAGCACTTGAGATTGCTGATGAACAAGGACTTGATTTGGTTGAGATTTCACCCAATGCAGAACCCCCGGTTTGTAAAGTAATTGACTACAAAAAGTTTTTATTTGAACGCAAAAAGAAAGCTAAAGAAGCAAAAGCAAATCAAATAAAACAAGACATCAAAGAAATCCGTTTCGGACCTAATACCGATGACCATGACTTTGATTTTAAATTAAAACATGCAGAAGGTTTTTTACAAGAAGGACATAAAGTAAAAGCTTATGTTTTCTTTAAAGGACGTTCAATTGTTTACAAAGAAAGAGGAGAAGTTCTTTTATTACAGTTTGCTCAAAAATTGGCAGAACTGGGTAAAGTTGATATGTTACCGAAGTTAGAGGGCAAAAAAATGACTTTAATAATGAGTCCTAAACCTAAAAAATAAAAAATCGTTAATTGTAAAGTATAAAAAGAATCGGAGATTAAAATGCCAAAAGTAAAAACAAACAGTGCGGCCAAGAAACGCTTTAAAGCCACTCCTAGTGGAAAAATTAAGAGAGGTTCAGCATACAAAAGCCACATTTTAACAAAAAAATCAACCAAACAAAAACGTAACCTTACAGGGGTTGCATATATCAGTAAACCTGATATGGGATTGGTTAAAAATTTATTAGGAATAGGTAAATAGTTTTCGTAGAGACATTGCATGCAATGTCTTCAAATAAATTATTACCCAAACTAAAATCGGTTTCAAAACAAGTATTAACCCGAACAAAAGCCCCAAAGAATCATGCTAACCGAAATGATCGCTTAGGTTCAAAAAACTAAAAATTAAATTATGCCACGTTCAGTCAATTCAGTAGCCTCAAGAAGGCGCAGAAAAAAACTCCTTAAATTAGCTAAAGGCTATTGGGGAGCTCGTAAAAATGTATTAACAGTTGCCAAGCATACCATAGACAAAGGTTTAAACTATGCTTACCGCGACCGTAAAACCAAAAAACGTAATTTCCGTTCACTTTGGATAGTGCGTATTAACGCAGGTGTTAGGACTCATGGATTAAGCTATAGCCAATTTATTGGTTTAGCAGCTAAAAAAGGTTTAGGTTTAAACCGTAAAGTATTAGCAGATTTAGCTATGAACCATCCTGATGCTTTCAAAGCCATTGTTGAAAAAGTAAAATAAATTTTTAAACAACACTTTACAATATTCGATTCAAAAGCCTTTCCTCGTGAAAGGCTTTTTTTATTTATAATAGGTTAGAGAAAATCAATGAAGAAAAATTGATGTTGTTAGATAATATTTACTTCAGGAACTATGGTTACACCAAATTTATCCAATACCGATTTTTGAATAGCAAGGGCTAAGTTCCATATTTCATTGCCGGTAGCTTCGCCATAATTAACCAAAACCAAAGCTTGGTTTTTATGCGAGCCCGTATTGCCAACTACTTTCCCTTTCCAGCCACATTGTTCAATTAACCAACCTGCAGCAAGTTTAGTAGTGCTATCTCCAGTTTTATAACCAACCATATCAGTAAACTGTTCTTTCAGCTGTAAATACTTTTCAGTTTGTATTTCAGGGTTTTTGAAAAAACTACCCGCATTGCCCAAAATAGTAGGGTTTGGTAGTTTTGATTGCCTTATTTCAATTACAGCATCACTCACATCCTTAATAGACGGTTGAATGATGTTCTTATTTTTTAGTACCTCCTCAATGGCTCCATAAGAAATGTTAAGGTTGGCTTTTTTATTCAACTTAAAAGTTACCGAGGTAATAATATATAATCCTTTTGCTTCGTGTTTAAAAATACTTTCCCTATATCCAAACTTACATTCAGCATTCGTAAATACCTTACGTTCGTTCGTATCAGTATGGTAAGCTTCTACCTCAAAACAAACATCTTTAATTTCAGCACCATAAGCGCCAATATTTTGCATTGGAGCAGCTCCCACACAACCAGGTATAAGCGATAAGTTTTCTACTCCCGCATACCCATTGCTTACACAATATAAAACAAAGTTGTGCCATTTTTCTCCGGCCATGGCCTTCACAAAAACAGCATTATCATCCTCAGCTATTTTTTCAATGCCAAGTATATCCATTTTTAAAACCAGGCCATCGTAATCCTTAGTGAGTAAAATATTACTTCCACCCCCAAGAATCATCATTTTTCTATGCGCTAAATTAAAGTTATCAATAATAAAATTTAAACCTTCAATAGAGTTTATCTCAATAAAATCAGCGGCTTTGGCTTCTATTCCAAATGTGTTATATGGTTTTAACGATATATTTTGTTTTATAATCATGCAATACTTCAAATAAAATGAAAGAAAAATTATATCCTAAACATAATTTAAAAATTATTTTTGCTTTTATGTTTAATAACATTCCGCACTTAAAAGCATTGTTACAAAGGCTTGCCATTATATATATATTTTATGCTTTATGTAGACTGATTTTTTTATTGTTTAATACATCAATGTATGAATTAGGGTTTGTAAAAATAATAAGCACGTTTTATTACGGGTTGTTATTTGACACATCAGCCATTATATATACCAACGCTATTTTTATTTTACTACATATAATACCTATAGCTTTAAGGCAAAAAGAATGGTACCAACAAGTGTTAAAAATTTATTTTTTAACCGTGAACGGAATTGCCCTATTACTTAATTTAATTGATACCAGTTATTATTCATTCAGTGGTAAACGCTCAGGAATTGAATTAATGGGTATGAAGAGCGAAATAAAAGGATTGGTTATATTTAATTACTTAATAGATTACTGGTATGCGTTCCTGCTGTTTTTTGTTTTACTTTTTTTACTAAACAAATGTTATAACTATACAAAGCTTACGTTAACCCAAAAAGAATGGTCATGGTATTGTCAAGCCGCATTAATACCAGTTATCGCAGCATTATCATTTATAGGTGCACGTGGAGGTTTTGCATTAATTCCATTAAACACTTTTGATGCAGCTAGGCTGGTAGGAGTGAATGCCGCAAACTTGGCTACCAATACCCCCTTTCATGTAATTATGAGTGTGCAGCAAGTAGGGCTTGAAAAACAAAATTATTTTACACAGAATATTGCAGACCAATATTACCAATTAGTGAAGCAAAATACCAATATAACAGATACTACAAAGCCAAACGTAGTACTTATTATTGTAGAAAGCCTCGGCAAAGAATATGTTGGTTTTTACAACAATGGTGAGGGTTTTACACCCTTTATTGATAGCCTTGCTTCACATGCTACCGTTTATACCCAATGTTATGCTAATTGCAAAAGAAGCATTGAAGGAGTTTCTTGTATTATGGCTTCTATGCCAAGTTGGATGGAAACTGATTACATAAGCAGTTATTACCAGACCAATCAATTAAAAAGCATTGGTGCTTACCTGAGCGAGGAGGGATATAAAACATCATTCTATCATGGCGGCATAAACGGAACCATGAGTTTCGATAATTTTATAGCCAATACCAATGGCGGAGATTATTATGGCAAAAATGAATACCCAAATCAAAACGATTATGATGGCAATTGGGGAATTTACGATGATAAATATTTAAGTTATTGGGCTGACGAGTTAAATGCAAAAAAGAAACCCTTCTTCTCAACTTGTTTTACCCTTTCTTCACATCACCCGTACAATATACCCAAAGAGTTACAGGCAAAATTCCCAAAAGAAAAACAAGAAATGTATCGTTCCGTTCGTTATGTTGATTACAGTTTACAGCAGTTTTTTGCAAAAATTAAATATATGCCTTGGTATAAAAATACCGTTTTTATTATTACAGCCGATCACTCCTCTTTAAATAGTAAAGCCAAATACAATACAGATGCCGGGAAATACGAAATTCCTTTATTGGTGTATGATGCCCGAAAACCTTATTTTGAAAAAAATGATACAATCACCCAGCAGTTATCCATTTTACCCATGGTTTTAAAATTAACCAATTACAAAAAACCATATTTTAGTTTTGATGGAAATGATACCAATCGATTTTCACTCACTTACCAAAATGGATATTATCAAATCATTAAAGATTCATTTACATACCATTTTACTGGAAAGTCAGGACTGGGTTTTTATGAAATAAAAACAGACAGTTTAATGGCTAATAATTTGATTAATAAAGCAGTGTTTCAACAACAAAAATCCTATCTCGATACATTAATAAAAATAGTCATACAGCAATACAATAATGCTTTGATTGACAACAAAATGACTGACAAGAAATAGCACATTAAAATTTTATTATAAAACCGTTTGTCTGCTTGTTTTACGGGTAAAAAAAATTACATTCGCAAACTAAACTAAAAGTGAAAACTATGAAATCATTTATACGTAAAATTACAATGTTATTTTTTGTGCTAGCCTTGGTTATACCGGCTATTGCACAAACAAATACATGGACCAATGCAAACGGAACGGGCGTTTGGAGCGATGACGGGAATTGGTCGAGTGGTGCTGCTCCTGATGGGTCAGAATCTATTAGATTCGATGGTACCAGTACTGATGATTGCTATGTTGATGCAGGTGCTAATGCTACCCTTACCGGAGTTGGTTTAACGCTTGCAGCTGGCTATACTGGTACAATAACTATAGATGATGCTATTGCATTTGAAATTGGTGTTATCAATTTAAACGCTGGTCGTATAGTTGTCGGTGTAAATACATTTGCCTGTACGTCACTTTTCTTTGGTAATAATATTACAACAACAAGAGAGTTTGATGGAACAAACGCTACACAAATTACTATTGCAGGTACTTTAAGTTTTGGAACAGGTACCAGTAACAATGCTACTTTCAGAGCATCAAGCAATACAACAAATGGAACTTCACTAGGAGGTACTTTAACCTATACTGCAGGCACATTTGTTCATAATTCAGGTAAATTTCGTTTTACTGCTGGAGGAGCCAGGACGGTTCCTAATTTTACTTTCTTTGATTTAGAATTATACAATTCAACAAATGCAGCGGTTACCATTACTTTAGGTTCAACAATTACAGTTAATAATACGCTTTACTTATCAGGTAATTCAAGTTCATCAATTTTGAACTTTGCAACGGGTACTATTAACCTAAAAGGAGGATTAGATGTTAGTGGGCATAATGCAACAACCGTGGGAACTACTTTAACAGGTACAATCAATATGAACGGTACTTCGGCTCAAAGTATTGTGGGTAATGTTTCAAGTTCAACCGGAGCTATTCCTAACTTGACTATAGGAAATACAACAGCAGCGGTTACCCTTTCTTCAGGTTCATTATATGTTGGAGGTACTTTTACTATTAATAGTTCAGCTTCATTTGTAACTGGTGGAAACACCATTAGTTTTGGCGGTAACGTAGCCAATTCAGGTACTTTTACACCAAGTACCAGTACTATATTTTTAAGACATACCGCTGCACAATCAATTAATTTTGGAGCAGGTGCAAGTATTAATACATTAACTTGTAGCAAAAGTTCAAACACAGCCACTGTAAATGCAGCAACAACAATAACTGACCTGTTAACTTGTACTAGTGGAACTTTAAATTTAAATGGCAACGTTACAATTGCCTCAACCGCAAGCAAAACAGCAAATGTTGGTACTAGCACAGGTACTATATCAGGTAATGCAAATGTTCAACGATTTATTACTGCTGCCGGCAGAAGATATAGATTTTTAGCCTCTCCTGTTTCAGGTGCAACCATGAGTGCTTGGAAAAACACCATTCATATTTCAGGACCGGGTGGAGCTACCAATAATTTTGATGCAACCGTAGGTGATCAACCTTCAGTTTATACTTACGATGAAACTTTAATAACTGGCGATTTAAATACAGGATGGGTATCAGCTACTAATGGTTCAACCGATCCGTTAACAATAGGAAAAGGTTTTAGAGTTTTTGTCAGAGGTTCTAGAAGCGGTGCTAAATTAGTACCACCATACGATCCGCAGGATGCAGTTACATTGTCAGTAACTGGACCTTTAAACAATGGAAATTTTGTTTTTAGTCCAACGTTTACTTCATCGGGTAATGCTGCCAACGATGGTTGGAATATGTTGGGAAATCCATACGCTAGCGGATACGATTGGAATTCTTTTTACGATGGAGGTTCAAACAGAACCAATATGGATCCGACAGTTTATATTTTTGATGGTACAACCAATGCATATTTAAGTTACAATGCAAGCTCAAATACAGGAGGTTTAACAAGTGGAATTATTCCATCAGGCTCAGCTTTTTATATTAAAGCTACCGGAGCAAGCCCAGCATTAACATTTACTGAAACATTTAAATCAACCATTACGCCTTCATCAACTTTTAAAATGAAAGAGCCTGAATTGGAAATTAGAATGGAAACTGCTGCCAGCAATGAAATAGATAAGTATTTCTTTAAAGTAATGCCGGGTTCAACTAATAACTATGATGGTTTCGATATTATAAAATTAAGTAATGCCAATGTAAACGTATCATCATACGGTCAGGATGGACAACAATTAACAGCCAGCGTAATTCCTGAGTTAGCTGATTTAACAGTAGTTCCATTAAAAGTTATTGCAGCAAAGGCAAGCACCTTTAAATTTACTTTTTATGGGGTAAATGGTTTTACCGGTAGTGATTTTGTTTTAATTGATAAATTTACAAATACAACAACACCTTTAATGGATAGCACTACTTATTCTTTTGTGATGGATTCAGTTACCGGAAGCTATGGAGACAAACGTTTCGAAATTGCCATTGCTAAAAACAGAACAAGCATTGATAAATATTTTGAAACAATCAATAATATTTTAACAGCTACAGTTTATCCAAATCCTGCCGTTAACGAATTAAATATTGAAGTAAATAAAAATGCTAAAATAGAGCAAGTATCAGTATTTGATATTACAGGAAAACAAATAAACAATTACACAAGTACAGGTAGCAAATTAGATATTTCCAACTTGAGTAATGGTACTTACTTAATAGAAGTGATGACCAATCAAGGTCGTTTAACAACTAAGTTTGTTAAATAGTATTATAAGCTTAAGGCATAAAAAAAGCAGACAATTTTGTCTGCTTTTTTTATGCCTTATTATTTTTAACCATTATGGAAATTTAGGAAATTTACTAAAGTCAGGTTTACGCTTTTCTAAAAATGAATTTTTACCCTCTTTGGCTTCATCACTCAGGTAATATAATAAAGTAGCATTTCCTGCTAACTCCTGAATACCTGCTTGTCCATCCAGTTCAGCATTGAAACTAGCCTTGATCATACGCAATGCAACGGGGCTTTTTTCAATCATTTTCTGGCACCATTTAATGGTTTCATCTTCCAATAATTCCAATGGAACTACTTTGTTCACTAAACCCATATCCAATGCTTCCTGTGCATTGTATTGGTCGCATAAAAACCAAATTTCGCGTGCTTTCTTTTGTCCAACTACACGTGCTAAGTAGCCCGCGCCAAAACCACCATCAAAGCTACCCACTTTCGGTCCTGTTTGACCAAATTTAGCATTTTCGGCAGCTATTGAAATGTCGCAAATTACATGTAATACATGCCCACCACCAATAGCGTAACCCGCCACCATAGCAATAACCGGTTTAGGTATTCTGCGGATTTGCATTTGTAAATCCAACACATTTAAACGTGGAATTCCATCGTCACCCACATAACCGCCATGTCCACGTACACTTTGATCGCCACCACTGCAAAAAGCTTTACCACCTTCTCCGGTTAAAATTACTACTCTTACATCTTGGTTTTGACGTGCGAGTTCCATGGCCTCACTCATTTCCTGTACCGTTAATGGTGTAAATGCATTGTGCACATGAGGTCGGTTAATACTAATTTTTGCAATACCTTCATAGTATTGAAATAAAATTTCCTTGTACTCCTTCAGAGTAGTCCAATTATATTTGCTTGTCATATTTTATTTAGTTAATAGTTGATAGCTAATAGATCATAGTTAAAATTCTCTATGGTCTGTCGTCTATCAACTATGGTCAATATTCATTTTTCTAAACACTTTATATACCTCCGCACTTGCTTCCATGTCAAAACTAAGTTCTATTATTTTAGCTGTGTCCGATGGTTCGAAAAATGTTTTTAACGCATTATTCAATTCATCTTGCGAAGTGCAATTTTCGTAAATTAATCCAAAATCTGTAGCTAAATTTTTAGCTTTTAAATGATGTTTCGTTAAGAAAAATTGCTCCAATTCGGGTGTGCCGCTGGGTCCATCAATTAAATTGAAAATACCGCCACCGCTATTGTTTAATAAAATTATACGTAAATTCTTTGGTACATAATTATTCCAAAATGCATTTCTATCATAGAAAAGAGCCAAATCACCTGTAACTAATGTAGTAATATTATTGTTAGCCAAAGCAGCCCCAATTGTTGTGGAGCTACAGCCATCAATACCACTGGTTCCTCTGTTGCAAAATACGGTTAATTGTTTTTGGGGTACACCTAAATAGCTTACATAACGAATAGATGTACTATTGGCAATATGTAACTGGCTGTTGGAAGGCAAATTATCCAATACTGTATCTACAGCAACTAATTCGTTAAAAACAGCAGTATTACTTATGGTAAAGTGTTTGGTTAATGCATTGCTTTTTTGTTCAATTTTATACCAGAGTTCACTATAAGAACTATCCGTTGCTAAAGACAGATTATTTATTGAATTCAATACCAAAATATTGCTTGAAAAAATATAATCAGTTACATTATTGTAAGTGTTAACTAATGTTTCGTCTTGCTGAATTCTGAAATGAAAGCTTGGTTGTTGTTGCTTTAACCACAACTTTAATGCTTTTGATAAAACGGGGCCACCCAAACTTATTATTAAATCAGGTTCCAGTTCTTGTAAAGTATCTTTAGTAGCTTGTGCTATAATAAGATCAAACTGTTTTAACCAAATGTTTTCATGTTGATTGGAAACTACATCAGCTAAAATTATAAACCCCTTTTCTTGTAATGCAATAAGCACTTTATTCAATGCCCTGTTAGGTAAAAGTTGCCCTACTAAAATTATTTTTTTCTTACTCTTGACAACAGCATCGCTCAGTTTTGTAGTATCAAATTCAACCGATTTTTCTTTGTTAGTCTCAAGTTGTATTAATTCTATTTCGGGAATTAAATTTTCGTATAAAGGCTCTATCAGCGGCACATTTATATGTACAGGGCCCAAAACAGGATTAGTTGATTTTTCTAAAACATTTTGCACCTCAAGTTGCGAACTTTGAACTGAAAACTGCATGCTAGCCCTAACATGAGAGCCAAACAAATTAATTTGATTAATCATTTGTCCGTCCTGTTGATTAATCATTTCCAAAGGCCTATCCGCAGTTAAAACCACCAAAGGAATTTTTTGATAAAAAGCTTCCGCAATAGCAGGATAAAAATTAACCGCAGCAGTTCCACTGGTACAAATTAATGCTACAGGTTTTTGTAATTGCTGCGCTATACCTAAAGCAATATAAGCTGCACTGCGCTCATCAATTATAGTATAAGTTTTAAAGTTTTTATTGCGGTTAAAAGCAAATACCAAAGGGGCTGAACGAGAGCCAGGGCAAATTACAGCATGTGTAATTCCAAACTCGCTGCAAAGTTTTGATAATATAGTAACTTGGTTATTCAAAAGCGTTGCAAAGTAAAGCGTATTTGTAAGCATAATGAATGATTTTTGATAATTATTTTACCAATAATTTTATTCAATATAAAAATATATTCGCAGTAGAAATTAGTTTTAAAATTATTCCATGAAAATACTTTGTGTAGGGCGAAATTATAGTGAACATGCTAAAGAGTTAGGTAATGCAGTTCCTGAAAACCCAGTTATATTTAGTAAGCCCGATACTGCCCTGCTTAAAAACAATGAACCTTTTTACTTACCGGATTTTAGCAATGATGTGCATCATGAAGTAGAATTAGTTATTAAAATTAATAAAGTAGGAAAAAAAATCCAAGAGAAATTTGCACACAATTATTTTTCCGAAATTGGTTTAGGTATTGATTTTACTGCTCGCGATAAACAAAGTGAGCTAAAAAGCAAAGGTTTACCATGGGAATTAGCCAAAGCATTTGATGGTTCAGCGCCTATCGGAAATTTTATCAATATAGAAAATATAGATTTAAAGAACATAGATTTTAGTTTACAAAAAAATGGAGCATTAGTGCAAAAAGGGAATACTTCACAAATGATTTTTTCATTTGAAGAAATAGTAAGTTTTGTATCGCAATATTTTACATTAAAGGTAGGAGATTTAATTTATACAGGTACCCCGGCAGGTGTTGGCCAGGTTAATATTGGAGATAAATTAGAAGGATTTATTGGTACTGA is part of the Bacteroidota bacterium genome and harbors:
- a CDS encoding fumarylacetoacetate hydrolase family protein — encoded protein: MKILCVGRNYSEHAKELGNAVPENPVIFSKPDTALLKNNEPFYLPDFSNDVHHEVELVIKINKVGKKIQEKFAHNYFSEIGLGIDFTARDKQSELKSKGLPWELAKAFDGSAPIGNFINIENIDLKNIDFSLQKNGALVQKGNTSQMIFSFEEIVSFVSQYFTLKVGDLIYTGTPAGVGQVNIGDKLEGFIGTDLMLTCEVK
- the menD gene encoding 2-succinyl-5-enolpyruvyl-6-hydroxy-3-cyclohexene-1-carboxylic-acid synthase yields the protein MLTNTLYFATLLNNQVTILSKLCSEFGITHAVICPGSRSAPLVFAFNRNKNFKTYTIIDERSAAYIALGIAQQLQKPVALICTSGTAAVNFYPAIAEAFYQKIPLVVLTADRPLEMINQQDGQMINQINLFGSHVRASMQFSVQSSQLEVQNVLEKSTNPVLGPVHINVPLIEPLYENLIPEIELIQLETNKEKSVEFDTTKLSDAVVKSKKKIILVGQLLPNRALNKVLIALQEKGFIILADVVSNQHENIWLKQFDLIIAQATKDTLQELEPDLIISLGGPVLSKALKLWLKQQQPSFHFRIQQDETLVNTYNNVTDYIFSSNILVLNSINNLSLATDSSYSELWYKIEQKSNALTKHFTISNTAVFNELVAVDTVLDNLPSNSQLHIANSTSIRYVSYLGVPQKQLTVFCNRGTSGIDGCSSTTIGAALANNNITTLVTGDLALFYDRNAFWNNYVPKNLRIILLNNSGGGIFNLIDGPSGTPELEQFFLTKHHLKAKNLATDFGLIYENCTSQDELNNALKTFFEPSDTAKIIELSFDMEASAEVYKVFRKMNIDHS
- the rplT gene encoding 50S ribosomal protein L20; translation: MPRSVNSVASRRRRKKLLKLAKGYWGARKNVLTVAKHTIDKGLNYAYRDRKTKKRNFRSLWIVRINAGVRTHGLSYSQFIGLAAKKGLGLNRKVLADLAMNHPDAFKAIVEKVK
- a CDS encoding T9SS type A sorting domain-containing protein codes for the protein MKSFIRKITMLFFVLALVIPAIAQTNTWTNANGTGVWSDDGNWSSGAAPDGSESIRFDGTSTDDCYVDAGANATLTGVGLTLAAGYTGTITIDDAIAFEIGVINLNAGRIVVGVNTFACTSLFFGNNITTTREFDGTNATQITIAGTLSFGTGTSNNATFRASSNTTNGTSLGGTLTYTAGTFVHNSGKFRFTAGGARTVPNFTFFDLELYNSTNAAVTITLGSTITVNNTLYLSGNSSSSILNFATGTINLKGGLDVSGHNATTVGTTLTGTINMNGTSAQSIVGNVSSSTGAIPNLTIGNTTAAVTLSSGSLYVGGTFTINSSASFVTGGNTISFGGNVANSGTFTPSTSTIFLRHTAAQSINFGAGASINTLTCSKSSNTATVNAATTITDLLTCTSGTLNLNGNVTIASTASKTANVGTSTGTISGNANVQRFITAAGRRYRFLASPVSGATMSAWKNTIHISGPGGATNNFDATVGDQPSVYTYDETLITGDLNTGWVSATNGSTDPLTIGKGFRVFVRGSRSGAKLVPPYDPQDAVTLSVTGPLNNGNFVFSPTFTSSGNAANDGWNMLGNPYASGYDWNSFYDGGSNRTNMDPTVYIFDGTTNAYLSYNASSNTGGLTSGIIPSGSAFYIKATGASPALTFTETFKSTITPSSTFKMKEPELEIRMETAASNEIDKYFFKVMPGSTNNYDGFDIIKLSNANVNVSSYGQDGQQLTASVIPELADLTVVPLKVIAAKASTFKFTFYGVNGFTGSDFVLIDKFTNTTTPLMDSTTYSFVMDSVTGSYGDKRFEIAIAKNRTSIDKYFETINNILTATVYPNPAVNELNIEVNKNAKIEQVSVFDITGKQINNYTSTGSKLDISNLSNGTYLIEVMTNQGRLTTKFVK
- the infC gene encoding translation initiation factor IF-3 is translated as MQIRAKEVRLIAEGVEPGVFSITRALEIADEQGLDLVEISPNAEPPVCKVIDYKKFLFERKKKAKEAKANQIKQDIKEIRFGPNTDDHDFDFKLKHAEGFLQEGHKVKAYVFFKGRSIVYKERGEVLLLQFAQKLAELGKVDMLPKLEGKKMTLIMSPKPKK
- the murB gene encoding UDP-N-acetylmuramate dehydrogenase; translation: MIIKQNISLKPYNTFGIEAKAADFIEINSIEGLNFIIDNFNLAHRKMMILGGGSNILLTKDYDGLVLKMDILGIEKIAEDDNAVFVKAMAGEKWHNFVLYCVSNGYAGVENLSLIPGCVGAAPMQNIGAYGAEIKDVCFEVEAYHTDTNERKVFTNAECKFGYRESIFKHEAKGLYIITSVTFKLNKKANLNISYGAIEEVLKNKNIIQPSIKDVSDAVIEIRQSKLPNPTILGNAGSFFKNPEIQTEKYLQLKEQFTDMVGYKTGDSTTKLAAGWLIEQCGWKGKVVGNTGSHKNQALVLVNYGEATGNEIWNLALAIQKSVLDKFGVTIVPEVNII
- the menB gene encoding 1,4-dihydroxy-2-naphthoyl-CoA synthase, encoding MTSKYNWTTLKEYKEILFQYYEGIAKISINRPHVHNAFTPLTVQEMSEAMELARQNQDVRVVILTGEGGKAFCSGGDQSVRGHGGYVGDDGIPRLNVLDLQMQIRRIPKPVIAMVAGYAIGGGHVLHVICDISIAAENAKFGQTGPKVGSFDGGFGAGYLARVVGQKKAREIWFLCDQYNAQEALDMGLVNKVVPLELLEDETIKWCQKMIEKSPVALRMIKASFNAELDGQAGIQELAGNATLLYYLSDEAKEGKNSFLEKRKPDFSKFPKFP
- a CDS encoding sulfatase-like hydrolase/transferase is translated as MKEKLYPKHNLKIIFAFMFNNIPHLKALLQRLAIIYIFYALCRLIFLLFNTSMYELGFVKIISTFYYGLLFDTSAIIYTNAIFILLHIIPIALRQKEWYQQVLKIYFLTVNGIALLLNLIDTSYYSFSGKRSGIELMGMKSEIKGLVIFNYLIDYWYAFLLFFVLLFLLNKCYNYTKLTLTQKEWSWYCQAALIPVIAALSFIGARGGFALIPLNTFDAARLVGVNAANLATNTPFHVIMSVQQVGLEKQNYFTQNIADQYYQLVKQNTNITDTTKPNVVLIIVESLGKEYVGFYNNGEGFTPFIDSLASHATVYTQCYANCKRSIEGVSCIMASMPSWMETDYISSYYQTNQLKSIGAYLSEEGYKTSFYHGGINGTMSFDNFIANTNGGDYYGKNEYPNQNDYDGNWGIYDDKYLSYWADELNAKKKPFFSTCFTLSSHHPYNIPKELQAKFPKEKQEMYRSVRYVDYSLQQFFAKIKYMPWYKNTVFIITADHSSLNSKAKYNTDAGKYEIPLLVYDARKPYFEKNDTITQQLSILPMVLKLTNYKKPYFSFDGNDTNRFSLTYQNGYYQIIKDSFTYHFTGKSGLGFYEIKTDSLMANNLINKAVFQQQKSYLDTLIKIVIQQYNNALIDNKMTDKK
- the rpmI gene encoding 50S ribosomal protein L35, whose translation is MPKVKTNSAAKKRFKATPSGKIKRGSAYKSHILTKKSTKQKRNLTGVAYISKPDMGLVKNLLGIGK